The genomic interval CAACAACACCGACGTGGTGCCCGGTCTGTACGCCGCCGGCGAGTGCGCGTGCGTCTCGGTGCACGGCTCCAACCGCCTCGGCACCAACTCGCTGCTCGACATCAACGTGTTCGGCCGCCGCGCGGGTATCGCCGCTGCGGAGTACGCGCTGCGCACCGAGTTCGTCGAGATGCCGGAGAATCCGGCCCGGATGGTGCAGGACTGGCTGGCGCTGATCCTGTCCGATCACGGCAACGAGCGTGTCGCCGACATCCGCACCGAGTTGCAGTACACGATGGATATGAACGCCGCCGTGTTCCGCACCGAGGACACCCTCAAGCAGGCGCTGACCGATATCCACGCGCTCAAGGAGCGGTACTCCCGGATCACGGTGCAGGACAAGGGCAAGCGCTACAACAGCGACCTGCTCGAAGCCGTCGAGCTGGGCTTCCTGCTGGAGCTGGCCGAGGTCACCGTGGTCGGCGCGCTCAACCGCAAGGAATCGCGCGGCGGCCACGCCCGCGAGGACTACCCGGACCGCGACGACACCAACTACATGCGCCACACCATGGCCTACAAGACCGGTTCGGATCTGATCTCCGACATCCGGCTCGATTACAAGCCGGTGGTGCAGACCCGTTACGAGCCGATGGAGCGTAAGTACTGATGACTGCTGTAGCGGAACCCACCACGCAGAAGCCCGCGCCGGTTCCCGAGGGCTCGGTCATGGTCACCGTCAAGGTGGCGCGGTTCAACCCGGAGGACGACAAGGGCGCGCACTGGGAGTCCTTCCAGGTGCCGGTCCTGCCGACCGACCGTTTCCTGAACGTGCTCATCTACATCAAGTCCTACTTGGACGGCACGCTCACCTTCCGTCGCTCCTGCGCGCACGGCGTATGCGGTTCGGACGCCATGCGGATCAACGGTGTGAACCGGCTGGCCTGCAAGGTCCTGATGAAGGACATGCTGCCCAAGAACGGCAAGTCCCTCACCATCTCGGTCGAGCCGATCCGCGGCCTGCCCGTGGAGAAGGACCTCGTGGTGAACATGGAGCCGTTCTTCGACGCGTTCCGCGCGGTGAAGCCCTACCTGATGACCTCGGGTAACGAGCCCACCCGCGAACGCATCCAGAGCCAGGCCGACCGCGCCCGGTTCGACGACACCACCAAGTGCAT from Nocardia goodfellowii carries:
- a CDS encoding succinate dehydrogenase iron-sulfur subunit translates to MTAVAEPTTQKPAPVPEGSVMVTVKVARFNPEDDKGAHWESFQVPVLPTDRFLNVLIYIKSYLDGTLTFRRSCAHGVCGSDAMRINGVNRLACKVLMKDMLPKNGKSLTISVEPIRGLPVEKDLVVNMEPFFDAFRAVKPYLMTSGNEPTRERIQSQADRARFDDTTKCILCACCTTSCPVYWSDGSYFGPAAIVNAHRFIFDSRDEGARERLDILNDVEGVWRCRTTFNCTDACPRGIEVTKAIQEVKRALLFTR